In Alkalihalobacterium alkalinitrilicum, a genomic segment contains:
- a CDS encoding DUF1540 domain-containing protein, which translates to MAVDVLCEVNNCRYWANGNKCDADRIYVVSHTGKQAKKQEETDCKTFDPEI; encoded by the coding sequence ATGGCTGTAGATGTATTGTGTGAAGTGAATAATTGTAGGTATTGGGCTAATGGGAACAAATGCGATGCGGATCGAATTTACGTTGTTTCCCACACAGGAAAACAAGCAAAAAAACAGGAAGAAACGGACTGTAAGACGTTTGATCCAGAAATATAA
- a CDS encoding cold-shock protein, translating into MVQGTVKWFNAEKGFGFIEVEGQDDVFVHFSAIQGDGFKTLEEGQTVSFEIEQGQRGPQAANVQK; encoded by the coding sequence ATGGTACAAGGTACAGTTAAATGGTTCAATGCAGAAAAAGGTTTCGGTTTTATTGAAGTAGAAGGTCAAGACGATGTATTCGTTCACTTCTCAGCTATTCAAGGCGATGGCTTCAAAACTTTAGAAGAAGGTCAAACAGTTTCTTTTGAAATCGAGCAAGGTCAACGTGGACCACAAGCTGCTAACGTTCAAAAGTAA
- the asnB gene encoding asparagine synthase (glutamine-hydrolyzing) yields MCGFVSCFEHSKNSFFRKEIIEQATKKLMHRGPDDEGVYHDEHVSLGFRRLSIVDIDRGKQPLSYENERYWIVFNGEIYNHHELQKELLEVGINLSTDSDTEVIVALYSFIGKGVVHKLRGMFSFLIWDTEKKKLFGARDPFGIKPLYVVEVETGVGFASDVKALLPLIYQPQVKQSSLEQYLTFQYVPDTDTMIEGVSKIQPGHYFDWEPGSTLQQREYFHPTFEPKNQDHNELVIKVRGTIEDSVSYHLRSDVEVGCFLSGGIDSTIVATLASQQYSSLKTFSVDFNEVGYSEMDVAEKTAAVLGVQHFPYTISAEEVIKELPSIIWHLDDPVADPAAIPLYFVSKLASQHVKVVLSGEGADELFGGYNIYQEPIALHGFRYLSPNMKRALVQLVRVIPEGVKGRNYMIRGCTPLEERYVGNAKIFSNKEKQRVLRHELCSTYQDITKQLYNNSSKLDSFTKMQYIDIMTWLRGDILVKADKMSMAHSIELRVPFLDREVWNIAKQLSTVEKITKYGTKQILRQAFSPVIPGHVVNRRKLGFPVPIRIWLKNQWYDWAKDWIKNDRIEEYIDQQYILDLLDEHALGRKDYSRKLWTVLCFSLWITNVFRQENLSKESRSVLQTLGG; encoded by the coding sequence ATGTGTGGTTTTGTAAGCTGTTTTGAACATAGTAAGAACTCGTTTTTTCGCAAAGAAATTATTGAGCAAGCGACTAAAAAATTAATGCATCGGGGCCCAGATGATGAGGGGGTTTATCACGACGAGCATGTTTCATTAGGTTTTAGACGGTTAAGTATTGTAGATATCGATAGAGGAAAACAACCGTTATCCTATGAAAATGAACGTTATTGGATTGTATTTAACGGGGAGATATATAACCATCATGAACTTCAAAAGGAATTACTTGAAGTGGGTATAAATCTATCAACTGATAGTGATACGGAGGTGATTGTCGCCTTGTATTCTTTCATTGGTAAAGGTGTTGTACATAAATTACGTGGGATGTTTTCTTTTCTTATTTGGGATACAGAAAAAAAGAAATTGTTTGGAGCAAGAGATCCATTTGGCATCAAACCTTTATATGTGGTTGAAGTAGAAACTGGAGTTGGTTTTGCTTCTGATGTGAAAGCGTTGCTTCCTTTAATATACCAACCTCAAGTTAAGCAGTCATCTTTAGAGCAATATTTAACATTTCAATACGTTCCTGACACAGATACGATGATCGAAGGTGTTAGTAAAATTCAACCTGGGCATTATTTCGATTGGGAACCAGGCAGCACTCTTCAACAAAGAGAATATTTTCATCCGACGTTTGAGCCGAAAAATCAGGATCATAATGAACTTGTTATTAAAGTAAGGGGAACAATTGAGGATTCTGTTTCTTATCATTTACGAAGTGATGTAGAAGTAGGTTGCTTTTTATCTGGTGGAATTGACTCGACAATTGTTGCGACATTAGCTAGTCAGCAATATTCATCTTTAAAAACATTTAGTGTAGACTTCAATGAAGTAGGTTATAGTGAAATGGATGTTGCAGAAAAGACAGCTGCTGTATTAGGCGTTCAGCATTTTCCTTATACAATAAGTGCTGAAGAAGTAATTAAGGAATTACCTTCGATCATTTGGCATTTAGATGACCCTGTTGCAGACCCTGCTGCAATTCCGCTTTATTTTGTCTCAAAGTTAGCTAGTCAACATGTAAAAGTAGTTTTGTCTGGTGAAGGGGCGGATGAGTTATTTGGAGGTTATAATATTTATCAAGAACCGATTGCTTTACATGGGTTTCGTTATTTATCGCCAAATATGAAACGTGCTTTAGTACAACTGGTTAGAGTCATACCAGAAGGTGTTAAAGGTAGAAATTATATGATAAGAGGTTGTACCCCTTTAGAGGAAAGGTATGTCGGTAATGCCAAAATATTTTCTAACAAGGAGAAGCAGCGGGTTCTTCGACATGAGTTATGTTCAACTTATCAAGATATAACGAAACAATTGTACAATAACTCTTCTAAATTAGATTCATTTACGAAGATGCAATACATTGACATTATGACTTGGCTTCGTGGAGACATCTTAGTTAAAGCAGATAAAATGTCTATGGCACACTCTATTGAGCTTCGCGTGCCATTTTTAGACCGAGAAGTGTGGAACATCGCTAAACAATTATCAACTGTAGAGAAAATTACAAAATACGGAACGAAGCAAATTTTGAGACAAGCCTTCAGTCCTGTGATCCCAGGTCATGTAGTTAACAGGAGGAAGCTAGGTTTTCCAGTCCCTATCCGAATATGGCTAAAAAATCAGTGGTACGACTGGGCGAAAGACTGGATCAAAAATGATCGAATAGAAGAATATATTGACCAGCAATATATTCTAGATCTACTCGATGAACATGCCTTAGGTAGGAAAGACTATAGTCGTAAATTATGGACAGTTCTTTGTTTTAGTTTATGGATAACAAATGTGTTTAGACAAGAAAATTTATCCAAGGAAAGTAGAAGTGTTTTACAAACTTTAGGTGGTTAA
- a CDS encoding M24 family metallopeptidase: protein MINRMQNLTSWIKEQNYSFAFIQSKHNVFYLSKFNSEPNERLLGLVIFPDKEPFLICPYMEKVSAKISGWEGEIIGYKDSDDVWELLQKAVKERIQEVNSIAIEKDGLSYSRSEKLLSLFPKSKFASVDEKLQSIRMIKDQNEISILREAAKLADFGVEVGVHEINKGKTDMEIIATIEYELKKKGIREMSFSTMVLSGAKSAEPHGHPGLKEIVPGDFVLFDLGVVFEGYCSDITRTVAYKFVSDQQKHIYETVLQAQSLSLSKSKPGTRIGEIDKIARDYITGEGYGEYFTHRIGHGLGIEVHEFPSMSDNNSDLLYTGMVYTVEPGIYVPSIGGVRIEDDVLITNTSSECLTSFPKELQIIK, encoded by the coding sequence ATGATTAATAGAATGCAGAATTTAACCAGTTGGATAAAAGAACAAAACTATTCCTTTGCGTTTATTCAATCAAAACACAATGTATTTTATTTGTCTAAGTTTAATAGTGAACCGAACGAAAGGTTATTAGGTTTAGTCATTTTTCCAGATAAGGAACCGTTTTTAATTTGTCCATATATGGAGAAAGTATCAGCAAAAATATCAGGTTGGGAGGGAGAAATTATTGGGTATAAAGACTCTGACGATGTTTGGGAACTATTACAAAAAGCTGTAAAAGAAAGAATACAAGAAGTAAATTCGATTGCAATTGAAAAAGATGGATTGTCCTATAGTCGAAGTGAGAAGCTTCTTTCTTTGTTTCCGAAATCAAAATTTGCATCAGTAGATGAAAAACTACAATCTATAAGGATGATAAAAGATCAAAATGAAATTTCTATTTTGCGGGAAGCAGCTAAACTTGCGGACTTTGGGGTGGAGGTAGGTGTTCATGAAATCAATAAGGGAAAGACAGATATGGAAATTATTGCGACGATTGAATATGAATTAAAGAAAAAAGGAATACGTGAAATGTCTTTTTCAACAATGGTTTTATCAGGTGCAAAGTCAGCAGAACCTCACGGGCACCCTGGATTAAAAGAAATAGTTCCAGGTGACTTTGTATTATTTGACCTAGGGGTTGTGTTTGAAGGGTATTGTTCAGATATTACGAGGACTGTAGCGTATAAATTTGTATCAGACCAACAAAAACATATTTACGAAACGGTCTTACAGGCTCAAAGTTTATCTTTATCGAAAAGTAAACCAGGTACGAGAATAGGAGAGATTGATAAAATTGCTCGAGATTATATTACAGGTGAAGGTTATGGAGAATATTTTACCCATAGAATAGGTCATGGTTTAGGAATTGAAGTGCATGAGTTTCCTTCTATGAGTGACAATAATAGTGATTTGTTGTATACAGGCATGGTTTATACAGTTGAGCCAGGAATTTACGTTCCGAGCATTGGTGGTGTTCGAATTGAAGATGATGTATTGATTACTAATACCAGTTCAGAGTGTTTAACGTCGTTTCCAAAAGAATTGCAAATAATAAAATAA
- a CDS encoding sporulation protein, which produces MDKSLGYLQEALSNYIEKYPTCQGVFNKLEQKKYSTEVEFVEDLAEEEIKVLELILKHEMNHARNEDDQVRTHELNEVYELLF; this is translated from the coding sequence GTGGACAAATCACTTGGATATTTACAGGAAGCGCTATCTAATTACATAGAGAAATACCCAACTTGTCAAGGTGTTTTCAATAAACTTGAACAAAAGAAGTATTCAACTGAGGTTGAATTTGTAGAAGATTTAGCTGAAGAGGAAATAAAAGTACTAGAATTAATTCTTAAGCACGAAATGAACCATGCTCGAAATGAAGATGATCAAGTAAGAACTCATGAATTAAACGAAGTGTATGAGTTATTATTTTAG
- a CDS encoding TRAP transporter small permease produces the protein MNGVFQRVENINEKLKLVGVYTGGIAAVAMMLIIVADVFMRNVFTSPISGTYEIVQFFLMPLAIFPALAYTYSSGVLPRLGELVEKAPQGFKKVSTWVILIIEIIIFTLLTIYGWKFAMAGVSDQMAVAVGGKLTPVYPVYFLIPIGFGLIVIEVLLSAIRPFVKRNKK, from the coding sequence ATGAACGGAGTTTTTCAAAGAGTTGAAAATATCAATGAAAAATTAAAATTAGTTGGAGTATATACAGGAGGAATAGCAGCGGTAGCAATGATGTTAATTATTGTTGCAGATGTATTTATGAGAAATGTATTTACTTCTCCAATATCAGGTACGTATGAAATTGTACAGTTCTTCCTAATGCCATTGGCAATTTTTCCTGCACTTGCTTATACGTATAGTTCTGGTGTGCTACCGAGGCTAGGAGAATTAGTAGAAAAAGCTCCTCAAGGTTTTAAGAAAGTTTCGACGTGGGTCATCCTTATCATAGAGATCATCATTTTTACTTTATTAACAATCTATGGGTGGAAATTTGCGATGGCAGGTGTTAGTGATCAAATGGCCGTTGCCGTTGGTGGAAAATTAACACCCGTTTATCCCGTCTACTTTTTAATTCCTATTGGTTTTGGACTAATAGTAATCGAAGTTCTATTATCAGCAATCCGACCATTTGTTAAGAGAAACAAAAAGTAG
- a CDS encoding TRAP transporter large permease: protein MVENIAIIVVIVVFLYLLLTGQYISSLLLTSGILGIYILGGMSLLNGFLQSEPYNRAASYALTTIPLYILMAQFIMQAGIVKDFYNLVFKLSKGKTSLLGVLTVFLGGILGAVSGSGTATAASLGQVAVPELKRRGYPDGLAGALAASAGSLSAIIPPSVILIIYGVTVQISIGTLFVAAFIPGILMMLVFSLVTVVYLKMYQGKMELPPPEVEEQETPISRYIIIIVAGALIILSIFGGIYTGKFTPTEAGAVGAFISLVVALVLGKVNKSFIKSSLIETTKVTVMAMLIVIGASLFGRFISLSLLPRKIIDMLGPLMDYPVLLLIIIMLIYFFLFMFIEGVAVILMTVPVLLPILTAANIDLVWFGILVSVICTIGLITPPVGISVYAVGGVTKIPIEKLFRTSLVFAVVAAVVVGGLLIAFPQLATWLPQTMK, encoded by the coding sequence ATGGTCGAAAATATTGCTATTATTGTTGTGATTGTTGTGTTCTTATATTTATTATTAACAGGACAATATATTAGTTCTCTACTATTAACATCAGGAATCCTTGGAATTTATATTCTAGGAGGAATGTCCCTTCTTAATGGGTTTTTACAAAGTGAACCTTATAATCGTGCTGCGAGTTATGCTTTGACGACTATTCCTCTTTACATTTTAATGGCACAGTTTATTATGCAAGCGGGGATAGTTAAAGACTTTTATAATCTCGTCTTTAAACTTTCAAAAGGAAAAACTAGTTTGCTAGGTGTATTAACAGTATTTTTAGGAGGAATTCTAGGTGCTGTTTCAGGTTCAGGAACAGCAACAGCAGCGTCACTAGGTCAAGTTGCCGTTCCTGAGTTGAAAAGAAGAGGATACCCAGATGGACTTGCTGGGGCACTAGCCGCTTCTGCAGGTTCACTATCAGCTATTATCCCTCCGAGTGTAATTTTAATTATTTACGGAGTAACTGTACAAATTTCAATTGGTACATTATTTGTTGCAGCCTTTATTCCAGGGATACTAATGATGCTAGTATTTTCTTTAGTTACCGTTGTTTATTTGAAGATGTATCAAGGAAAAATGGAACTACCTCCACCAGAGGTAGAAGAACAAGAAACGCCAATTAGCCGCTATATTATTATCATTGTGGCTGGTGCTTTAATCATTTTATCGATTTTCGGTGGAATTTACACAGGAAAATTTACGCCAACAGAAGCTGGTGCAGTAGGGGCTTTTATCAGTTTAGTCGTAGCGCTTGTATTAGGTAAAGTAAATAAAAGTTTCATTAAAAGCTCTCTTATTGAAACAACAAAAGTTACGGTTATGGCGATGTTAATTGTTATTGGTGCTTCGTTATTTGGCAGATTTATATCATTGTCCCTTCTTCCAAGAAAAATTATTGATATGCTTGGCCCGTTAATGGATTATCCCGTGCTACTATTAATTATTATTATGTTGATTTACTTCTTCCTATTTATGTTTATTGAGGGAGTTGCCGTTATTCTAATGACTGTACCTGTCCTGTTACCAATATTAACGGCAGCAAATATCGATCTTGTTTGGTTCGGTATTTTAGTTTCGGTTATTTGCACAATCGGACTTATTACACCGCCTGTTGGAATAAGTGTTTACGCAGTAGGTGGAGTAACGAAAATCCCTATTGAAAAACTTTTCCGGACGTCTTTAGTATTCGCCGTAGTTGCCGCAGTTGTGGTCGGTGGATTACTTATTGCCTTCCCGCAATTAGCTACATGGTTACCACAAACGATGAAGTAA
- the dctP gene encoding TRAP transporter substrate-binding protein DctP — MKKMKRIVKPIVGAAVAATMALGLVACGGGNEGASAPADSNDDGENAQTEAVEEMRLRASSGLTAQHFWDRGFFTPLMDRIDSETDGAISFEAFTSGELVPLGTEFDALRQGTIDVALTFMAPYDPQRFPYSEVAMLPLLDSDAVIASTAMQNMMKSDRELKDGKTYYELEFADKGLVAFANPLTEPYIMGTTRQKVESVSDFSEAIRLRTASRVHEILANNLGITAISMPITDAYDALSRNALDGFFYNVPDWKAFGFDELIKHAVEGANFGHFVGHTVLTQETWDKLPADVQEKFATAADEIIFDGANLTKSETEENRESTMEKGGEFTHLNDLDPEVQEFISQAIVETWNEWIESLEGQGHAGKEMALLWRDMIVEAGGVLPDQIMELE; from the coding sequence ATGAAAAAAATGAAAAGAATTGTGAAACCAATAGTTGGTGCCGCAGTTGCTGCGACAATGGCATTAGGACTCGTAGCATGTGGTGGTGGCAATGAAGGAGCATCGGCTCCAGCTGATAGTAATGATGATGGTGAAAATGCACAAACTGAGGCGGTTGAAGAAATGCGTTTAAGAGCGTCTTCTGGACTTACCGCACAGCATTTCTGGGATCGCGGTTTCTTCACGCCGCTTATGGACCGTATTGACAGTGAAACTGACGGAGCGATCAGTTTTGAAGCGTTTACGTCAGGAGAATTAGTACCTTTAGGGACAGAATTTGATGCTCTTCGTCAAGGAACAATTGATGTTGCGTTAACATTCATGGCACCTTATGATCCGCAACGTTTTCCGTATTCAGAAGTTGCGATGTTACCATTGCTTGATTCAGATGCAGTGATTGCTTCTACAGCAATGCAAAACATGATGAAAAGTGATCGTGAACTAAAAGATGGTAAAACATACTATGAATTAGAATTTGCTGATAAAGGATTAGTAGCGTTTGCTAACCCGTTAACAGAGCCGTATATTATGGGGACTACAAGACAAAAGGTGGAAAGTGTTAGTGATTTTTCCGAAGCTATTCGACTTCGTACAGCATCTCGAGTACATGAAATTTTAGCAAATAACCTAGGAATTACTGCAATTTCAATGCCGATTACAGATGCTTATGATGCTTTAAGTCGTAATGCTTTAGATGGTTTTTTCTATAATGTTCCCGACTGGAAGGCATTCGGATTTGATGAATTAATTAAACATGCTGTTGAAGGTGCTAACTTTGGCCACTTTGTTGGTCATACAGTATTAACACAAGAAACGTGGGACAAGTTACCTGCAGATGTCCAAGAAAAATTCGCAACTGCAGCAGATGAAATTATTTTTGATGGTGCAAACCTTACAAAAAGTGAAACTGAAGAAAATAGAGAGTCTACAATGGAAAAAGGTGGAGAGTTTACTCACCTTAACGATCTAGACCCAGAAGTTCAAGAGTTCATCAGTCAAGCAATTGTAGAAACTTGGAATGAATGGATTGAAAGCTTAGAAGGTCAAGGTCATGCAGGAAAAGAGATGGCATTACTTTGGAGAGACATGATTGTTGAAGCTGGTGGGGTATTACCAGATCAAATCATGGAGTTAGAATAG
- a CDS encoding class I adenylate-forming enzyme family protein — MYIADELRSKVESQPNAVISSYKGRVTSYKELYEQAEKLAGYFQEKGYKKDDIVALFIPNSDFFMVCYYACQIGGFAVLPINTKLATREIEYILTHSEADALVYDQRFEETIQDIIPNLPALKDVVTTGYENGSNRLEDIINGPERNVQKVIANDNDTAVVFYTSGTTGRPKGVMLTNKNLISTAKIWSESMEMNNNDRMHIVAPMFHCAASHVFMIPTVYAGGALVIEEGFSPEQAIKTMENENVTIFFGVPAMYNILLNTPSLKDASVPNLRLLTYGAAPMPYELVKRVKEFYPNVKVQNLYGQTENSPAATTLKDHHALSKVGSVGEPLPQTQVRVVDENGEELPTGEVGEIVVKGPQVMKGYLKNDEATRTTVKDGWLYSGDLGRFDEDGLLYIVDRKKDMIIRGGENIYPIEIEEVLYEMPEVLEAAIIGVPHEVLGEVPKGYVVKKEGMVLDEKQILDYCLNRLAKYKVPQEIEFVEALPRNASGKVLKTELRNTTKTI, encoded by the coding sequence ATGTACATTGCAGATGAATTAAGAAGTAAAGTCGAAAGTCAACCTAATGCAGTGATCTCTTCATATAAAGGTCGTGTAACATCATATAAAGAGTTATACGAACAAGCAGAGAAGTTAGCGGGATATTTCCAAGAAAAAGGATATAAAAAAGATGATATTGTGGCCCTTTTTATTCCAAATTCAGACTTCTTTATGGTATGTTATTATGCTTGTCAAATTGGAGGTTTTGCAGTATTGCCAATTAATACAAAGTTGGCAACTAGGGAAATTGAGTATATTTTAACTCATTCAGAAGCAGATGCTTTAGTCTATGACCAACGTTTTGAAGAAACGATCCAAGACATTATTCCTAACCTTCCTGCTCTTAAGGATGTAGTAACGACTGGGTATGAAAATGGTTCCAATCGTTTAGAAGATATCATAAATGGACCTGAACGGAATGTGCAAAAAGTAATAGCTAACGATAATGATACAGCAGTTGTTTTTTACACATCTGGAACAACTGGTAGACCAAAAGGTGTAATGTTAACAAATAAAAATTTAATTTCTACTGCAAAAATTTGGAGCGAATCAATGGAGATGAACAACAATGATCGAATGCACATAGTTGCTCCTATGTTCCATTGTGCTGCAAGTCATGTATTTATGATACCTACAGTCTATGCAGGTGGAGCACTTGTTATCGAGGAAGGATTTTCTCCAGAACAAGCTATTAAAACAATGGAAAATGAAAATGTAACGATCTTCTTCGGAGTACCTGCGATGTATAACATTTTATTGAATACTCCAAGTTTAAAAGATGCTTCTGTACCTAACTTACGTTTACTTACTTATGGAGCCGCACCAATGCCGTATGAGTTAGTAAAACGTGTAAAGGAATTTTATCCTAATGTAAAAGTACAAAATCTATACGGGCAAACTGAAAATTCTCCAGCAGCAACAACGTTAAAGGATCATCATGCGCTTAGCAAAGTGGGTTCTGTTGGAGAACCGTTACCGCAAACACAAGTACGAGTCGTTGATGAAAATGGAGAAGAATTACCAACTGGTGAAGTTGGAGAAATTGTTGTAAAAGGGCCACAAGTCATGAAAGGGTATTTAAAAAATGATGAAGCTACAAGAACAACTGTAAAGGATGGCTGGCTTTATAGTGGGGACTTAGGTCGCTTTGATGAAGATGGATTACTTTATATCGTTGATCGTAAAAAGGATATGATCATCCGTGGCGGTGAGAATATTTATCCAATAGAAATCGAAGAAGTCCTTTACGAAATGCCTGAGGTATTAGAAGCAGCTATCATCGGTGTACCACATGAAGTTCTAGGAGAAGTGCCAAAAGGTTATGTAGTAAAGAAGGAAGGTATGGTACTAGACGAAAAGCAAATTTTAGATTATTGCTTAAACCGTTTAGCAAAATATAAAGTACCACAAGAAATTGAATTTGTTGAGGCACTACCAAGAAATGCAAGTGGAAAAGTGTTGAAAACAGAATTACGCAATACGACAAAGACGATTTAA
- a CDS encoding TetR/AcrR family transcriptional regulator: protein MGLKEIRNAKKKEEILRSAAKIVTCKGYHGATMEDIAAELLMTKGALYYYFNSKEDLIYQCHELILSEAICTLESYLEENISSEDKLKKAIITHIDFAIKEKETFNLIVKPEHTFSLDRLHPMLKKRLDYARIFDAIIQQGIDNGEFKIQETTMARMMLLGAMNWVQQWYSPAGKRSKEEISEIYSEYLIKIVK from the coding sequence ATGGGGCTAAAAGAAATTAGAAATGCAAAGAAAAAGGAAGAAATACTTCGTTCTGCAGCGAAAATAGTTACCTGCAAAGGGTATCATGGAGCTACAATGGAGGATATAGCTGCTGAGTTATTAATGACTAAAGGAGCTTTGTACTACTATTTTAATAGTAAAGAAGACCTAATTTATCAATGTCATGAGTTAATTCTTTCTGAGGCTATTTGCACGCTAGAAAGTTATTTAGAAGAAAACATATCCTCTGAAGATAAACTCAAAAAGGCAATTATTACTCATATTGATTTTGCTATAAAGGAAAAAGAAACGTTCAATTTAATTGTTAAGCCTGAACATACATTTTCTTTAGATCGTCTACATCCAATGTTAAAAAAACGTTTAGATTATGCACGAATTTTTGATGCTATCATTCAACAAGGTATCGATAATGGAGAATTTAAAATACAAGAAACAACGATGGCAAGAATGATGTTATTAGGTGCAATGAACTGGGTTCAGCAATGGTATTCTCCAGCAGGAAAGCGAAGTAAAGAAGAAATATCAGAAATTTATTCAGAATATTTAATAAAGATAGTCAAATAA
- a CDS encoding acyl-CoA dehydrogenase family protein — protein sequence MSQYIQEEHVIFRNTLKKFLEKEAYPNFEQWEKEREIPRAFWKKLGENGFLCPWVDEKFGGLNADFAYSVILNEELEKVGQGVSSGICLHNDIVTPYFASYGSEEQKQRWLPGCLTGDLITAVAMTEPGAGSDLAGIRTTAVRDGDHYILNGEKTFITNGNNADLVLVVCKTDPKASPAYKGISLLVVERDTPGFSRGKKLNKIGMHSGDTGELIFEDARVPATNLLGEEGKGFYYLMNKLQQERLVVAIQCQVEAEVMLKITMEYVKNRKAFGKSISQFQNTQFKIAEMATEIQIGRTFLDDLIVKHMNGDDITTQVSMAKWWISEMAKRVASECLQLHGGYGYMEEYEIARRFRDIPVASIYAGSTEVMKLIIAKNLEL from the coding sequence GTGTCCCAATATATTCAAGAAGAACATGTTATTTTTCGAAACACACTTAAGAAGTTTTTAGAGAAAGAGGCTTATCCTAATTTTGAGCAGTGGGAGAAGGAACGGGAAATACCACGAGCATTTTGGAAAAAACTGGGTGAAAATGGATTTCTATGTCCTTGGGTTGATGAAAAGTTTGGTGGGTTAAACGCAGATTTTGCTTACTCTGTTATTCTAAACGAAGAGTTGGAGAAAGTAGGTCAAGGAGTATCGAGCGGAATTTGCTTACACAATGATATTGTCACCCCATATTTTGCATCATACGGAAGTGAAGAACAGAAACAACGATGGCTACCAGGTTGTCTAACTGGTGATCTTATTACCGCAGTAGCAATGACAGAACCAGGAGCCGGATCAGATCTTGCTGGAATTCGAACGACAGCGGTAAGAGATGGTGATCACTATATTTTAAATGGAGAAAAAACGTTTATTACGAACGGTAATAATGCAGATCTTGTATTGGTTGTCTGTAAGACAGATCCAAAAGCAAGTCCTGCATATAAAGGAATCAGTCTTCTAGTTGTTGAGCGTGATACTCCTGGTTTTTCTCGCGGGAAAAAGTTAAATAAGATTGGAATGCATAGTGGTGATACAGGTGAATTAATTTTTGAAGATGCGCGTGTTCCTGCTACAAATCTCTTAGGAGAAGAAGGTAAAGGATTTTATTATTTAATGAATAAACTCCAACAGGAAAGACTCGTGGTTGCCATACAATGTCAAGTTGAAGCTGAAGTGATGTTAAAAATTACAATGGAGTACGTCAAAAATAGAAAAGCATTTGGGAAATCGATCAGTCAATTTCAGAATACTCAATTTAAAATTGCAGAAATGGCAACCGAAATTCAAATTGGTCGCACTTTCCTTGATGATTTAATCGTCAAACATATGAATGGTGATGATATTACGACACAAGTTTCAATGGCTAAATGGTGGATAAGTGAAATGGCCAAACGGGTAGCTTCTGAATGTTTACAACTACATGGTGGTTATGGGTACATGGAAGAGTATGAGATTGCAAGAAGATTTCGTGATATTCCAGTTGCCAGTATTTATGCAGGTTCAACAGAAGTAATGAAGTTAATTATTGCAAAAAATCTAGAGTTATAA